The Microbacterium luteum genome includes a region encoding these proteins:
- a CDS encoding DUF501 domain-containing protein, with protein MIPSPFAPVTDAERDVLRAQLGRPARGVVGVAARCACGNPTVVATSPRLDDGTPFPTFYYLTHPGATAAMSALEATQVMVEYNVLLADDDDVAHAYQRAHEAYLADRAPYGEVPEIDGVSAGGMPTRVKCLHALAAHSLAAGPGVNPIGDLALERGDWSPAVCVCAEPGAATT; from the coding sequence GTGATCCCTTCGCCCTTCGCGCCCGTGACCGACGCCGAGCGGGATGTGCTCCGCGCCCAGCTCGGGCGGCCCGCGCGCGGCGTCGTCGGCGTCGCCGCGCGCTGCGCCTGCGGCAACCCGACGGTGGTCGCCACGTCGCCCCGACTGGATGACGGCACGCCTTTCCCCACGTTCTACTACCTCACCCACCCGGGCGCGACCGCGGCGATGTCGGCGCTGGAGGCGACACAGGTGATGGTCGAGTACAACGTCCTCCTGGCCGACGATGACGACGTCGCCCACGCCTACCAGCGTGCCCATGAGGCCTACCTCGCCGACCGGGCGCCGTACGGGGAGGTCCCCGAGATCGACGGTGTCTCCGCGGGCGGTATGCCCACGCGCGTGAAGTGCCTTCACGCGCTCGCCGCTCACAGCCTCGCGGCCGGCCCGGGGGTGAACCCGATCGGCGACCTGGCCCTCGAACGCGGCGACTGGTCGCCCGCGGTGTGCGTGTGCGCCGAACCCGGAGCGGCGACGACATGA